Part of the Salinigranum rubrum genome is shown below.
CGACGAACACGGGGAGTTCGACCTCGCGGCGTACGCCAGCGTCTCGGTCGCGGCGGACCGCGAGGCCGCACGGGAGGCCGCGCGTCCCCCGGTGGCGTTCATCACCGCCGGTGCGGCACCGCCCGTACTCGACAGACACGGCATCGACCACGAGCGAGCGGAGGACATCGGCGAGAAGATCAGCGCCGGCGACTTCTCCGAGGCGTTCGAGCGCGTGACGCCGGCGATGATCGACGCGTTCTGCATGGCCGGAACGGTCGACGAGGTGGGAGAACGGATGGCTCGGGTCGAAGAGCACGCGGACAGTCTCGTGGTCGGGTCGCCGCTCGGGCCGGAGGTAGAAGAAGCGATTACTCTTGCCGCGGCGGCGCACGACCGATAGCTCCGTCGCCGTCACCGAGTCCGCCGCCCACGGCGTCGACGAGCGCCCCGAGCGCGAGGTAGCCGAGGGCGACGATTGCGAACGTCGTCAGCGCCCCGCCGATGAGAAAGGAGACGAACGACAGCGGGTCCGACAGCGCGACCTGGGTGACGAAGATGACGACGAGTTCGAAGACGCTCCCGATGAGTCGGGCGATGAAGTCCACGAGTGTGACCATGTTCGGGCGTTGGCACGGGGGGTACTTGGGTGTTCAGGTACCGCACGCCGTGGGGTGGAGTCGTGATCGGGGGCAGTGTGACGTCGAGCAGGCGGTCGTCACGAGCGGTGAGGGGAGGCGGGCGATGAGACGGTCGCGGGCGGTGAGGGGAGGCGAGCGGCGAGACGGTCGCGGGCAGTGAGACGGTAAACAGGACGACCGCACGACACACGGGCGCGGTGAGGCCTCGTCCCTCCCCAACCGGTCGCTCGCGTCGTTCGTTCCACGCGCCGACCGCGACAGTGCTGGACGGTGGCGCGCGCTGGCGCGACTCCCTGTCGCGCCAGCATCGTGCGAGTCGGCTGGGGAGGACTGTGGCCTCAGCGCCCTGGCGGCCGCGCGGCACTGTCGTCTCTCCGTCTACGCAAAGACACGGGAACGCCGTTCGCCCTCGACACAGGGACACGGGAACGGCTCGGTCACAGGAACTCGACCGGACAGCAGAACAACCAGAACTCAGAGCCCTCGCACAGTCTCGACTACCTCGTCCAGCGAGGGCGCGTCGAACCACTCGAAATCGGTGTAACCGTTCGTCCCCGCGGCGTACATCTCCGAGACGGTCTCGACCACCTCGACTGGGAGCGGGTCCGGCGACTCCTCGCACAGGCCCCGCCAGTCCGCGACGCCCTGCGCCTTCGCCTCCGACTTGGCCGCGCTCACCGCCTCGACCCAGTCGGGGTCCGTCCGCCTGTAGTACTGCCGGACGACCTCCTTCGAGAGTTCCTGTCCCCGATAGGAGAACCGGTTCTCGTCGAACGTGCCGACCACGTCGGCGACCTTCAGCGTGCCGTCGTCGTACACCACCTCGATCTTACCGTCCTCGTGGGTGAAGCCGGTCTGCTCGGCGCGCATCGTCACGACGGTGTTGACGCCCAGCGCGAGTTCTTCGAGGCGGTCGAGGCTCGCCCGTCCCGCGATGGCCTCGGCCTCGTCTCTCGACAGATAGCGGTCCTGCTCTTCGAACTTCGTCGAGAATTCGACGATGGGTTCGGGGAGGTCGACCACCTCGTCGGGCCACTCCGCGAAGTCGAGGTCGAACTCGGACGGGGAACGACGCCGCCGCAGCGACGACCCCTCGGGGACGGTGTTGCGGAAGACGATTTCGAGCGGGACGACGTAGCCGTCCGCCGCCGCTGAATGGTACGCCTCGTAGTCGTACGCCTCGCCGTCGCGGGGCAGGTCGGGCACCCGGGCGAGTTCGATGGCCATCGTCCGCGGCGGCGTCTCGCACTCGCCGAGTTCCTTCGGGTCCGTCTCGGTCGGGTCGTCGTTCGCCTCGTAGACGCCCCGGTAGTGGGTCGGGACGTGGTTCACGTCGAGCAACTCGAAGTTGGCCGCGCCCATCGTACAGAGCGCCGCGCCCTTCTCGGGAATCTCGTCGGGCATCCGGCCCCAGTCGAACACCGAGTAGTCGTCGGTGAAGTAAAAGCGCCCGCGACCGAGTTTCCCCTCCCGGGGGTCGCGGTCAGCGTGAATCTCCTTGACGCTGGTCATACCCGTGTGCGCGCGGGCCGCCGGGAAGTATCTTTCAATTTCGTGTGTCTCGGTCGCTCGCGGGGGTCGTCGTCCCCTCGGTTCGCGCGACGTGGAGGGCGTCGGCGATCAGGTCGCCGTAGACGACCGAAATCCGGTAGGTGTCGTCCGAGACCCGCACGTACTCGAATCGGTCGAACACCTGGGGAAGCGAGTACCACTTCCCGGCGGGGACGCCGTACGACCCGTTCTCGATAGCCCACCGGACCGGCTCTCTGACCTCCGTCGAGAGGTTGTCGAGGACCACGACGCTCGCGTCGTCCGGCGGCCCGCGTTCGGTCGCCCGGATGCCGTACGTCGCCAACCCCTGTCCGCCGCTCTCCTCGTACGAGACGCGGTAGTGCGTGCCGTTCTTCCGGACGTAGTCGTAGCTCTGGAAGGGGTCCGCCGCGTCCCGGGCGAAGTAGTCGTCGCCGACGTACGGTGAGTCGAGGGCCGAGTCGTCGACGAACTGTACGCCCCCGTCGACTGCCCGGTCGAACGCGCGCTGTTGGGTCGCCGACAACGCGGCGTAGTCGACGGTGTTGTTCGCGGTCGGAGAACCGGGCGTCGTCGGCGTGGTCGTCGCGGGTGGAGTGGGTGGTGGCGTCGCAGTCGTGGTCGACGTGGGAGTCGCCGTCGGCGTCGACGGCTGTTCGGGCGTTCCGGTCGCAGTCGTGGGAGCGGGCTGAGTACCACTGGGGGCCCCGAGACACCCCGCGACCACGAACACGAGGAGGAGGGCGAGAAGAGGGCGACGGGCCATGCCACACGGTGACAATCCGTCCGGCATATGTCTTCTGTGGACCCGACCGACGCACGGTTTTTGTCGGCAGCGCGTCTCTCCCACACCGTGTCCACCGACCACGACCCCGTACTCGCCGACATCGCCGACGCGCTCGTCGAGGGGCGCGGCGCGATGGCGCTCACCGGCGCGGGCGTCTCGACTGCCTCGGGCGTCCCGAGCTTTCGAGGGGAGAACGGCATCTGGGAGACCGAGTTCGACCCGAACGACTTCCACTACTCGCGCTTCCTCCGCGACCCCGCGGGCTTCTGGGAGGAGCGCCTCCGCTTACAGGAAGCGATGTTCCCGAGCGAAATCGAACCGAACGCCGCCCACCACGCGCTGGTCGACCTCGAAGAACGAGGCGTCCTCGACGGCGTCGCGACGCAGAACACCGACGGCCTCCACCGCGCAGCGGGTCAGCCGACCCTCGCCGAACTCCACGGGAACGCCGCGCGCGTCGAGTGCCAGTCGTGCGGAGCTACGGGAGAGGCGAACCCCGTCTTCGACCGCGTCCGCGACGGCGACACGCCGCCGCGGTGTGACTGTGGCGGCGTCTACAAGCCCGACGTCGTCCTCTTCGGCGAGAACCTCGCACCCGAAACGCTCGGCCGCGCGGAGGACCTCGCGATGGGTTCCGAGACGATTCTCGCCGTCGGTACCTCCCTGCAGGTGAACCCCGCGGCGTCGCTCGCCGGCCTGAGCGACCGCCTCGTCGTCGTCAACTTCGACGAGACCGAGTACTCCGCTCGCGCCGACTACGACCTCCGCGCGGACGTCACCGACGTGCTGCCCAGACTCGTGGAACTCGTCGACGACCGGCTCTGACGCCGCGCTTTACCCGCGCGCGACGCGGACGACGGCCTCGCGGTCTACCGACTCGGCCGCGGCGTACCCCGAGAGTTCGAGCGTCAGGTCGAACGCGGCTCGGAGGTTCCGAACCACGTCTCTCACGCCGTCCTCGCCCGCGAGCGTCAGGCCGGAGCAGTACGGCCTCCCCAGGAGCACCGCGTCCGCGCCGAGCGCGAGCGCCCGAAAGACGTCCGCGCCGGTTCGAATCCCGCTGTCGAACAGGACCGGCACCCTGTTGTCGACCGCCTCGGCGACCGGTTCGAGCGCGTCGAGCGCCGCGAGTTCGCCGTCGACCTGCCGGCCGCCGTGGTTCGAGACGACGACGCCGTCGGCTACGTCGGCCGCGCGCGCCGCGTCGTCGGGGTGCATGACTCCCTTGAGGTACAGCGGAAGGGCGGTCCGCTCGCGGAGCCACGCGACGTCGTCCCAGTCGAGGCTCGCGTCGCCGAGACACTCCGCGACGACCGCCGCAACCGCCTCGTCGTCGGGGTCGTCTCCCAGTCGCTCGCGGACGACCGGGTCAGACGCG
Proteins encoded:
- a CDS encoding phosphoribosylaminoimidazolesuccinocarboxamide synthase, translating into MTSVKEIHADRDPREGKLGRGRFYFTDDYSVFDWGRMPDEIPEKGAALCTMGAANFELLDVNHVPTHYRGVYEANDDPTETDPKELGECETPPRTMAIELARVPDLPRDGEAYDYEAYHSAAADGYVVPLEIVFRNTVPEGSSLRRRRSPSEFDLDFAEWPDEVVDLPEPIVEFSTKFEEQDRYLSRDEAEAIAGRASLDRLEELALGVNTVVTMRAEQTGFTHEDGKIEVVYDDGTLKVADVVGTFDENRFSYRGQELSKEVVRQYYRRTDPDWVEAVSAAKSEAKAQGVADWRGLCEESPDPLPVEVVETVSEMYAAGTNGYTDFEWFDAPSLDEVVETVRGL
- a CDS encoding SIR2 family NAD-dependent protein deacylase is translated as MALTGAGVSTASGVPSFRGENGIWETEFDPNDFHYSRFLRDPAGFWEERLRLQEAMFPSEIEPNAAHHALVDLEERGVLDGVATQNTDGLHRAAGQPTLAELHGNAARVECQSCGATGEANPVFDRVRDGDTPPRCDCGGVYKPDVVLFGENLAPETLGRAEDLAMGSETILAVGTSLQVNPAASLAGLSDRLVVVNFDETEYSARADYDLRADVTDVLPRLVELVDDRL